The following proteins are co-located in the Planctomycetia bacterium genome:
- a CDS encoding sigma-70 family RNA polymerase sigma factor codes for MADPPDALEPYRQYLMLLAQVHLDPQLRGKLDPADLVQQALLRAHLAFDDLRDRQPAVLSAWLRKILARTLADAMKHYQRDKRDLALERSIEAEFDRSSSGLASWLAADQSSPSQRVEKNEELLRLADALALLPEHYRDVVVQKHLQGRTLQQIAEQSGRTVPAVVALLRRGLAELREHLGDKT; via the coding sequence GTGGCCGATCCGCCGGATGCCCTGGAACCCTATCGCCAGTACCTGATGCTATTGGCCCAGGTGCATCTTGATCCGCAATTGCGTGGTAAGCTCGATCCGGCAGACTTGGTGCAACAGGCGCTGCTGCGTGCACACCTGGCTTTTGATGATCTGCGCGATCGCCAGCCAGCGGTTCTCAGCGCCTGGCTGCGAAAGATTCTTGCCCGCACCCTGGCCGATGCCATGAAGCATTATCAGCGAGACAAGCGCGACCTGGCCTTGGAGCGATCTATCGAAGCTGAGTTTGACCGGTCTTCCAGTGGTCTGGCATCCTGGCTTGCTGCCGATCAATCAAGCCCCAGCCAGCGGGTTGAGAAGAACGAAGAACTGCTTCGGCTGGCAGATGCGCTAGCCCTGTTGCCGGAACACTATCGAGATGTGGTGGTGCAGAAGCATTTGCAGGGTCGAACATTGCAGCAGATTGCCGAGCAGAGCGGCCGCACTGTTCCCGCCGTCGTCGCTCTCCTAAGGCGAGGCTTGGCTGAACTGCGGGAACATCTGGGAGACAAGACATGA
- a CDS encoding PDZ domain-containing protein, with protein sequence MKRQPWIAAIAALLTACLLIAQDPIASPQQAKQDEAKELEKQITEMQKKLAELKAASAKKAEPASALSLPQDWTKQFKWRSIGPANMSGRITAISVYEADPATYWVATASGGLLRTDNYGNTFEHQFDKEATISVGDVCVAPSDKNIVWVGTGEANPRNSVSYGDGVYKSTDGGKTWKNMGLKETYQIGKVIVHPKNPDIVYVGALGRCYGPNPERGLYKTTDGGKSWDKIFYLDDKTGVIDMQMDPSNPETLIVAMWERKRDEYDSTLGGGIADGYDGYDPIVKWGPNAGLYKTTDGGKNFKKLTKGLPTNQFGRIGIDYYRKDPKILYAVIDCQKIGMGTPPAAGTGQGDFGAFGQAGEGGVKLVMVREERSAAKAGLQADDVILEVDGKKVAEMEDISNIVLDKKVNDKLKVKYKRGNDTKEVEVTLMERQARGPSGGPPGSEQAAAQTTTTTAAQSNTFLGLIGVNAEEDGAKVTEIIKDGPADKAGLKVGDIITAFDGRDLLGYNALEVRVRNKKPGDKVKVKYKRGSETKEVEVTLTARPGNVPAPAAGQAAAGGAGAFGGGPGGPTRNRPYAAYYGGQRENIQDRQGPDGHEYGGIYKSTDGGESWKRVNSLNPRPMYFTLIRVDPTNENIVYVGGISMHWSQDGGKTFRANIARQVHADHHALWIDSRDSRHILVGCDGGVYVSRDRLQNVDHLNSMAMGQFYHVATDTRVPYYVYGGLQDNGSWGGPSSVTRPGGSVNEDWMSINGGDGFVCQVDQDDPDWVYAESQNGAMMRRNIKTGERGFQRPRAQQGVTTYRFNWNTPFILSSKNQKVFYCVGQFVFKSTDRGNDLKIISPELTKSKRGSGTAISESRRNGDILWAGTDDGYVWVTKDGGKEWTNVTKNIGLPGDRWVATIEASRFEDGRAYVCFDAHRSNDDKPYIYVTEDFGATWKPIMANLPSFGSTRCLREDISNPDLLYCGTEFNIYASIDRGLSWTKINNNLPTVAVHEIAVHPTAGEIVAATHGRSLWVLDVGALRQMKPATVKADAHLYQPHTVIRYRSEPSRGGTVRRYTGESAPFGAQIYFNLSKPAEQVSLKITDAKGDLVSELTRVPKEAGLHKMTWSLTRSIGNPLSGLLQGGGGGTGGRRGGGAGGGGGRGTASTSEAQGGTAQAGQASQAGGGGRRGGQAGTAGGGGAATQATGTAGQAQGPVGMGGGGFGGFGGRGGVLPPGTYGVVLTVDGKEYKQTVTVEGDPTLPGTLRLSEEEEEEWENDQKEYRRKFEKEAK encoded by the coding sequence GTGAAACGCCAGCCGTGGATTGCAGCTATTGCTGCATTGCTGACCGCTTGTTTGTTGATTGCCCAGGACCCCATTGCTTCTCCTCAACAAGCCAAACAGGATGAAGCCAAGGAACTGGAAAAGCAGATTACCGAGATGCAAAAGAAGCTGGCTGAATTGAAAGCTGCTTCTGCCAAGAAGGCTGAACCTGCATCAGCATTGTCGTTGCCTCAGGATTGGACCAAGCAGTTCAAGTGGCGGAGCATCGGTCCAGCCAACATGTCAGGCCGCATCACGGCGATCAGTGTCTATGAAGCAGACCCTGCAACCTATTGGGTAGCTACCGCATCGGGCGGCCTGCTTCGCACCGATAACTATGGCAACACGTTTGAACATCAGTTCGATAAGGAAGCCACCATCTCCGTGGGCGATGTGTGTGTAGCTCCTTCCGACAAGAACATCGTCTGGGTAGGCACCGGCGAAGCCAACCCTCGCAACTCAGTTAGCTACGGCGATGGTGTTTACAAGAGTACCGATGGCGGCAAAACCTGGAAGAACATGGGCCTGAAGGAAACCTACCAGATCGGCAAGGTGATCGTTCATCCCAAGAATCCTGACATCGTTTATGTAGGCGCTCTCGGTCGCTGTTACGGCCCCAACCCTGAACGAGGTCTTTACAAGACCACCGATGGCGGCAAATCGTGGGACAAGATTTTTTATCTCGATGACAAGACAGGCGTCATCGATATGCAGATGGATCCATCCAATCCAGAAACACTGATCGTTGCCATGTGGGAACGCAAACGCGATGAGTATGATTCCACCCTCGGAGGAGGCATTGCTGATGGCTACGACGGCTACGATCCCATCGTGAAATGGGGCCCCAATGCTGGTCTCTACAAGACGACTGATGGAGGCAAGAATTTTAAGAAACTCACCAAGGGGCTGCCAACGAATCAGTTTGGCCGCATCGGTATCGATTACTACCGCAAGGATCCCAAGATTCTGTATGCAGTGATTGATTGCCAGAAGATCGGCATGGGTACACCGCCAGCAGCAGGCACCGGCCAGGGCGATTTTGGGGCCTTTGGCCAGGCGGGCGAAGGCGGTGTCAAGCTGGTGATGGTGCGTGAAGAACGCTCTGCAGCCAAAGCAGGCCTGCAGGCCGACGATGTCATTCTGGAAGTGGATGGCAAGAAAGTGGCCGAGATGGAAGATATCTCCAACATCGTGCTGGATAAGAAAGTCAACGACAAGCTGAAAGTGAAGTACAAACGAGGCAACGATACCAAGGAAGTGGAAGTGACGCTCATGGAGCGCCAGGCTCGTGGCCCAAGTGGTGGCCCTCCTGGCAGTGAACAGGCTGCTGCACAAACCACTACCACGACGGCTGCACAGTCCAACACTTTCCTTGGCCTGATTGGCGTGAATGCTGAAGAAGACGGCGCCAAGGTAACGGAGATCATCAAGGATGGCCCTGCTGACAAAGCTGGTCTGAAAGTTGGCGACATCATTACCGCCTTCGATGGCCGTGATCTGCTCGGCTACAACGCTCTCGAAGTCCGCGTGCGCAACAAGAAGCCAGGCGACAAGGTCAAAGTGAAATACAAGCGGGGCAGTGAAACCAAAGAAGTCGAAGTTACATTAACTGCGCGTCCCGGTAATGTTCCTGCACCGGCTGCTGGCCAGGCCGCTGCTGGTGGAGCAGGTGCTTTCGGTGGTGGCCCCGGTGGCCCGACTCGTAACCGTCCCTACGCTGCTTACTATGGTGGTCAACGTGAAAACATTCAGGATCGCCAGGGCCCTGATGGCCATGAATATGGTGGCATTTACAAGAGCACCGATGGTGGTGAAAGCTGGAAACGGGTCAACAGCCTGAATCCTCGCCCCATGTACTTCACCCTGATTCGTGTTGATCCCACCAATGAGAACATCGTCTACGTTGGTGGCATCTCCATGCATTGGTCGCAGGATGGTGGCAAAACCTTCCGGGCCAATATCGCGCGCCAGGTGCATGCCGATCATCATGCCCTCTGGATCGATTCCCGCGACAGCAGGCATATTCTGGTAGGCTGCGATGGTGGTGTCTATGTCAGCCGAGATAGGCTGCAGAACGTTGATCACCTGAACTCCATGGCCATGGGGCAGTTCTACCATGTCGCGACCGATACCCGCGTGCCTTACTATGTATATGGTGGTTTGCAGGATAACGGTTCCTGGGGCGGCCCCAGTTCCGTCACCCGACCCGGCGGCTCGGTCAACGAAGACTGGATGAGCATTAACGGCGGCGATGGCTTCGTCTGTCAGGTCGATCAGGACGACCCTGACTGGGTCTATGCGGAAAGCCAGAACGGCGCAATGATGCGTCGCAACATCAAGACAGGTGAGCGAGGTTTCCAGAGACCACGTGCACAGCAGGGTGTAACCACCTATCGTTTCAACTGGAACACGCCGTTCATCCTTTCCAGCAAGAACCAGAAGGTGTTTTACTGCGTGGGGCAATTTGTCTTCAAATCCACTGATCGAGGCAACGATCTGAAGATTATTTCTCCGGAGTTAACCAAATCCAAGCGAGGCAGCGGTACTGCGATTTCCGAATCGCGTCGCAATGGCGATATCCTCTGGGCTGGCACCGACGATGGTTACGTCTGGGTCACGAAAGATGGTGGCAAGGAATGGACCAACGTCACCAAGAACATTGGTTTGCCTGGCGACCGCTGGGTGGCCACCATCGAAGCATCACGCTTTGAAGATGGCCGGGCTTATGTCTGCTTCGATGCTCACCGCAGCAATGATGACAAGCCTTACATCTATGTCACGGAAGATTTCGGCGCGACCTGGAAGCCGATCATGGCGAATCTGCCCAGCTTCGGTTCCACCCGCTGCCTGCGTGAAGATATCAGCAACCCTGATCTTCTTTACTGTGGCACCGAGTTCAACATTTATGCATCGATTGACCGAGGTCTGAGCTGGACGAAGATCAACAATAACCTGCCCACGGTAGCAGTGCATGAAATTGCAGTGCACCCCACGGCTGGCGAAATCGTCGCAGCAACGCACGGGCGCAGCTTATGGGTACTCGATGTGGGAGCCTTGCGACAGATGAAACCTGCCACGGTGAAAGCCGATGCACATCTCTATCAGCCTCACACGGTGATTCGTTATCGCTCGGAACCAAGCCGTGGCGGCACCGTTCGCCGATACACCGGCGAAAGCGCACCATTTGGCGCTCAGATTTACTTCAACCTCAGCAAGCCAGCTGAGCAGGTCAGTCTGAAGATCACTGATGCCAAGGGAGACCTGGTCAGCGAACTGACTCGCGTTCCCAAGGAAGCCGGCTTGCACAAGATGACCTGGAGTCTGACCCGCAGTATAGGCAACCCGCTGTCCGGCCTGCTGCAGGGAGGTGGTGGAGGCACCGGCGGCCGACGTGGTGGTGGTGCAGGTGGCGGTGGTGGCCGTGGCACTGCTTCTACGAGTGAAGCACAAGGCGGCACCGCTCAGGCTGGCCAAGCTAGCCAAGCGGGTGGTGGAGGCCGACGCGGTGGCCAGGCTGGCACTGCTGGTGGTGGTGGCGCTGCTACCCAGGCTACTGGCACCGCAGGCCAGGCTCAAGGCCCCGTTGGCATGGGTGGTGGTGGTTTCGGCGGCTTCGGTGGCCGAGGCGGCGTCCTGCCCCCAGGTACCTATGGCGTTGTCTTGACCGTCGATGGCAAGGAATACAAACAGACCGTCACCGTCGAAGGCGACCCCACTCTCCCCGGCACACTCCGTCTCTCGGAAGAAGAAGAGGAAGAATGGGAGAACGATCAGAAGGAGTACCGCAGGAAGTTTGAGAAGGAAGCTAAATAA
- a CDS encoding MFS transporter produces MMTSAKGRWLAFIAAYLGWLFDGFEMGIFGVIGRHALRALLPPEQLTDVDLWFGIITALFLVGAAGGGVLFGWLGDRIGRVRAMALSVLTYAVLTGACGLAQSPLQLALLRFFAALGMGGEWALGVALVMEVWNHGAKSILPGVSVRAWLAGIIGSASNLGFAVVALVAISLTTLLPFMRDTMQAWNFPEWLIRALMANSGWRMLMLMGITPAILTFLIRLFVPESEKWKAEKESGKTDHWATRDLLGVLFGTAVAVGITFLWMPMVKLPLWLQIAGTLIGLVLTCVGYLYPVRSYMERAGVSKEQKSFILRRMLLAAAISGVALIGTWASIQWGVLWVSGADMNPRIQSEYGATLTYPTAMGWTQFWSALGSVFGCIIAAWMGDWFGRKPAYFVICLLALGSTWGFYQLNTAYDTKFLVWATACGFFAASFYGWIPLYFPELFPTSVRAIGQGFGFNFGRILAAIGALQTGVLTKNVFNGDIPMAASVMACVFIIGMVIIWWAPETKGKGLPE; encoded by the coding sequence ATGATGACATCAGCTAAAGGCCGGTGGCTGGCATTTATTGCGGCTTATCTCGGATGGTTATTTGACGGTTTTGAAATGGGAATCTTCGGCGTGATAGGCCGACATGCCCTGCGAGCCTTGTTGCCTCCGGAACAATTGACCGATGTGGATTTGTGGTTTGGCATCATCACGGCACTGTTCCTGGTGGGTGCTGCGGGGGGTGGCGTTCTCTTTGGCTGGCTGGGTGATCGCATTGGCCGGGTGCGTGCGATGGCACTGTCCGTGCTTACTTATGCGGTGCTGACAGGCGCCTGCGGGTTGGCTCAATCGCCTTTGCAACTTGCACTCTTGCGTTTCTTTGCAGCATTAGGCATGGGCGGCGAATGGGCGCTGGGCGTAGCACTGGTCATGGAAGTCTGGAACCATGGTGCCAAGTCCATTCTGCCTGGTGTTTCAGTACGAGCCTGGCTGGCGGGCATCATCGGCTCTGCATCCAACCTGGGCTTTGCCGTGGTGGCACTGGTGGCGATCAGTCTGACGACGCTGCTGCCTTTCATGCGTGATACCATGCAGGCGTGGAACTTTCCGGAGTGGCTCATCAGAGCTCTCATGGCTAACAGCGGCTGGCGAATGCTCATGCTGATGGGCATCACGCCGGCCATCTTGACGTTTCTCATTCGCCTGTTCGTGCCCGAATCGGAAAAGTGGAAGGCGGAAAAGGAATCAGGCAAAACGGATCATTGGGCCACTCGCGATCTGCTCGGAGTCCTCTTCGGCACAGCGGTAGCGGTAGGGATCACCTTCCTGTGGATGCCGATGGTCAAGCTGCCACTCTGGTTGCAAATTGCTGGAACGCTCATTGGCCTGGTGCTGACCTGTGTCGGCTATCTCTACCCGGTACGCAGCTACATGGAACGTGCCGGGGTTTCGAAAGAACAGAAATCGTTCATCCTTCGCCGCATGTTGCTGGCAGCCGCGATTTCGGGCGTTGCGTTGATTGGAACATGGGCCTCTATTCAATGGGGCGTGCTGTGGGTGAGTGGCGCAGACATGAACCCACGCATTCAATCTGAGTATGGTGCGACATTAACCTACCCGACAGCGATGGGTTGGACGCAATTCTGGTCTGCACTCGGTTCCGTGTTCGGTTGCATCATCGCAGCTTGGATGGGAGACTGGTTTGGTCGAAAACCTGCTTACTTTGTCATCTGCCTGCTGGCACTCGGTTCCACCTGGGGTTTCTACCAACTGAATACCGCGTATGACACGAAATTCCTGGTCTGGGCAACAGCATGTGGCTTCTTTGCTGCCTCGTTTTATGGATGGATACCGCTCTACTTCCCGGAACTTTTCCCCACATCGGTACGGGCGATTGGCCAGGGGTTTGGATTCAACTTCGGACGCATCCTGGCTGCCATCGGTGCACTGCAGACCGGCGTACTGACCAAGAATGTTTTCAACGGCGATATCCCGATGGCCGCCTCCGTGATGGCATGTGTGTTCATCATCGGTATGGTGATCATCTGGTGGGCGCCGGAAACGAAAGGGAAGGGGCTGCCGGAGTAG
- a CDS encoding addiction module protein: protein MSHRGKQLLNDVMALPLKDRQALIEKVLSSIDDDTFKTELKRRRDEYLADKSCSVPWKAIFDSDEATSR, encoded by the coding sequence ATGAGCCATCGTGGCAAACAGTTATTGAATGATGTCATGGCATTGCCCCTGAAAGACCGGCAAGCCCTGATCGAGAAGGTACTCTCGAGCATTGATGACGACACGTTCAAAACAGAACTGAAACGTCGCCGAGATGAATACCTGGCGGACAAGAGTTGCTCCGTGCCCTGGAAGGCCATTTTTGATAGCGATGAGGCCACATCGCGATGA
- a CDS encoding type II toxin-antitoxin system RelE/ParE family toxin yields the protein MTEVRLHRLALSEFHAARRWYRKRSLLAEDRFIHAIAHTIQKIERMPTLAPADDDNIRWVATHQYPYVLYYECFSDDVVLVLAIAHEKRRLRYWSKRRGTT from the coding sequence ATGACCGAAGTTCGGCTGCATCGATTGGCGCTAAGCGAATTTCATGCGGCTCGTCGATGGTACCGAAAACGCAGCTTGCTGGCTGAAGATCGCTTTATCCATGCCATTGCACATACCATCCAGAAAATCGAACGTATGCCAACGCTTGCTCCAGCAGATGATGACAACATACGTTGGGTCGCTACTCATCAATATCCCTATGTTTTGTACTACGAGTGCTTTTCCGACGATGTGGTCTTAGTTTTGGCCATTGCTCACGAAAAGAGACGACTGAGGTACTGGAGCAAACGGAGGGGCACTACATGA
- a CDS encoding helix-turn-helix transcriptional regulator — protein sequence MITFHTLYHSPLISVRDYQCSACKGGPAAEEQSDLNSIVLPRHGVFCQHFGKRTITSDVNQATFFTLGSTYRVSHPADCGDRGTTFAVSQRVLNDIIRELDPTIDDHPLQPFSMSSGPCHDEVFWRHRDLVMRLERKEPLEPIWADVTALQLMADVLEAAFARLGKSRRRRRAGTEADHIERAEAARSYLASRFSERITLDDVAQAVHASPFHLARMFQQRTGMPVHRYLTRLRLRASLERLANQHTDLTRLALDLGFSSHSHFTDAFRKEFGYAPSKLRQQATGKLLRQMSKNLEV from the coding sequence ATGATCACCTTCCACACCCTGTACCACAGTCCGCTCATCAGCGTGCGTGATTACCAGTGCAGTGCCTGCAAGGGTGGACCGGCTGCGGAAGAGCAATCTGACTTGAATTCTATTGTGCTGCCGCGGCATGGCGTGTTCTGTCAGCACTTTGGCAAACGTACCATCACCAGCGATGTCAACCAGGCGACGTTCTTTACGCTGGGTTCCACCTATCGCGTCAGTCACCCGGCAGACTGTGGCGACCGAGGCACCACGTTTGCCGTTTCGCAGCGCGTGCTCAACGACATCATTCGCGAACTCGATCCCACCATAGACGATCATCCGCTTCAGCCTTTTTCCATGTCGTCTGGCCCGTGTCATGATGAAGTGTTCTGGAGGCATCGCGACCTGGTGATGCGACTGGAACGTAAAGAACCGCTGGAACCCATCTGGGCTGATGTCACCGCACTGCAACTGATGGCTGATGTGCTGGAAGCGGCATTCGCCAGGCTAGGCAAGTCACGTCGCCGCCGACGGGCAGGCACCGAGGCAGATCACATCGAACGGGCTGAAGCGGCACGCAGTTATCTCGCCAGCCGATTTAGCGAACGGATCACTCTCGATGATGTGGCCCAGGCTGTCCATGCTTCGCCGTTTCATCTGGCCCGCATGTTCCAGCAGCGTACAGGGATGCCAGTGCATCGTTATCTCACCCGGCTCAGATTGCGGGCTTCTCTCGAACGGCTGGCAAACCAGCACACCGATTTGACTCGCCTGGCACTCGATCTGGGCTTCTCCAGCCACAGTCACTTCACGGATGCTTTCCGCAAAGAGTTCGGATACGCACCATCCAAACTGCGACAGCAAGCCACTGGTAAACTGCTTCGCCAAATGAGCAAGAATCTGGAAGTCTGA
- a CDS encoding FAD-binding oxidoreductase: protein MQTAALANDPRLRRKLLRRRLFISFALIILVLTGCLGHPTYLWVRAWWQDQPFHETLAAGDVDDGSRLNRTRVKGTVTIHADRQAAEQQLVALVQKAKTERFPIAIAGARHSMGGHTIASDGIVLDMLPFRHLQLDVSRKILTAGSGARWFEIIPYLDARGYSVAVMQSNNNFTVGGSISVNCHGWQHNKPPIASTVESFRLLKADGQIVRCSRAENQELFSLVLGGYGLFGIILDVELRIVPNERYRPDIEFMPAEQYVARFKKKVNDSDDAGMVYGRLCVVPGDKTFLREAILTVFREAPHPQNKMPELKALGYAKFRREVYRAQIDSDAGKSNRWSVEKMASRMMRYMHFSRNQLLNEGAETFQEQNADRTDILHEYFIPPSQVPAFLEQARRIIPKHQGNLMNVTIRNVLEDKDAFLRYADQEMFAFVMLFNQLRTEPADQQMQAMTRELIEAALQCQGRYYLPYRLHATNEQFERAYPQARAFFEKKRQYDPDGIFQNQFYGKYGR from the coding sequence ATGCAGACCGCAGCACTAGCTAATGATCCACGTCTACGTCGCAAACTGCTTCGGCGCAGACTGTTCATCTCGTTTGCTCTAATCATCTTGGTGCTGACAGGTTGCCTGGGTCATCCGACATACCTGTGGGTGCGGGCCTGGTGGCAAGATCAACCTTTTCATGAAACCCTGGCAGCAGGCGATGTTGATGATGGCAGCCGATTGAATCGCACTAGGGTCAAAGGCACGGTGACGATCCACGCAGATCGCCAAGCGGCGGAACAACAGTTGGTCGCTCTGGTTCAAAAAGCCAAAACGGAACGCTTTCCCATTGCGATTGCTGGGGCCAGGCACAGCATGGGCGGACACACCATCGCATCCGATGGCATCGTGCTCGACATGTTGCCTTTTCGTCATCTGCAACTCGATGTATCAAGAAAGATACTGACCGCAGGCAGCGGTGCTCGTTGGTTCGAGATCATTCCGTATCTCGATGCCCGGGGCTACTCGGTGGCGGTGATGCAGTCGAACAACAACTTCACCGTTGGTGGCTCCATCAGCGTCAATTGCCATGGCTGGCAGCACAACAAGCCTCCCATTGCATCCACCGTCGAATCGTTTCGATTGCTGAAAGCTGATGGCCAGATTGTCCGTTGCAGCCGGGCAGAGAATCAGGAACTCTTCTCGCTGGTGCTGGGTGGCTACGGACTCTTCGGCATCATTCTCGATGTGGAACTGCGCATCGTTCCGAATGAACGGTATCGGCCTGACATCGAGTTTATGCCAGCGGAACAGTATGTTGCCCGCTTCAAGAAGAAGGTGAATGACAGCGACGATGCAGGCATGGTGTATGGCAGACTCTGCGTAGTTCCTGGCGACAAGACTTTTCTGCGCGAAGCGATTCTGACCGTGTTCCGCGAGGCACCGCATCCTCAGAATAAGATGCCCGAGTTGAAAGCCCTGGGGTACGCGAAGTTTCGTCGTGAAGTTTACCGTGCACAGATTGATAGCGATGCAGGCAAATCAAACCGATGGTCGGTCGAAAAAATGGCAAGCAGGATGATGCGGTACATGCACTTCTCCCGCAACCAGTTACTGAACGAAGGGGCAGAGACTTTCCAGGAACAGAATGCTGACCGGACGGATATCCTGCATGAGTATTTCATTCCGCCATCCCAGGTACCAGCCTTTCTAGAACAGGCCCGGAGGATCATTCCCAAGCATCAAGGCAACTTGATGAATGTCACCATTCGTAACGTGCTGGAAGACAAGGATGCATTTCTGCGTTATGCCGACCAGGAGATGTTCGCGTTCGTGATGCTGTTCAACCAGTTGCGGACGGAACCAGCCGATCAGCAGATGCAGGCCATGACCCGTGAACTGATTGAAGCAGCATTGCAATGCCAGGGTCGGTACTATTTGCCTTACCGGTTGCATGCGACAAATGAACAGTTTGAACGAGCCTATCCGCAAGCCCGGGCGTTTTTCGAGAAGAAACGACAGTATGATCCGGATGGGATTTTTCAGAATCAGTTTTACGGGAAGTATGGGCGGTGA
- a CDS encoding MazF family transcriptional regulator has protein sequence MVTPAAGEVVLIPFPFSDLSQSKVRPALCLADAGRGDWVLCQITSSPYGDPTAVPLGKADFVSGGLMTDSFARPGKLFTAHTGLMLRSVGLLHPNAHTRIVSAEIKILQSS, from the coding sequence ATGGTCACACCTGCAGCCGGGGAAGTAGTCCTTATTCCATTCCCGTTTTCTGATCTATCGCAATCTAAAGTTCGACCCGCCTTGTGCCTGGCTGACGCTGGCCGAGGCGATTGGGTCTTATGTCAAATCACGAGCAGCCCGTATGGCGATCCAACTGCGGTGCCTCTTGGGAAAGCAGATTTCGTATCAGGAGGTTTGATGACCGACAGTTTTGCCCGCCCTGGTAAACTCTTCACTGCCCATACCGGGTTGATGCTGCGATCAGTTGGATTACTCCATCCAAATGCACATACAAGGATTGTTTCGGCAGAAATCAAGATTTTGCAATCTTCATAA